Proteins found in one Terribacillus sp. DMT04 genomic segment:
- the ruvB gene encoding Holliday junction branch migration DNA helicase RuvB: MEDRMITNELKQEDEVIELSLRPTTLKQYIGQHKAKENLAIFIEAAKMRDEPLDHVLLYGPPGLGKTTMASIIANEMGVSFRTTSGPAIEKAGDLAAILSSLEAGDVLFIDEIHRLPRAVEEILYPAMEDFCLDIVIGTGPSARSVRLDLPPFTLVGATTRAGLLSAPLRDRFGVLSRLEFYQTEDLASIVERTAVIFDVEIEPSAALEVALRSRGTPRIANRLLKRVRDISQVKGEDYITKETTHIALNKLQVDAKGLDHIDHKLLTTIIDHFRGGPVGLDTISATIGEESQTIEDVYEPYLLQIGFIQRTPRGRIVTPLAYAHFDREVPKA; this comes from the coding sequence ATGGAAGATCGCATGATTACGAACGAATTGAAGCAAGAAGACGAAGTAATCGAGTTGAGTTTGCGCCCGACTACACTCAAGCAATATATTGGGCAGCATAAGGCAAAAGAAAATTTAGCCATCTTTATTGAAGCTGCCAAGATGCGTGACGAACCGCTGGATCATGTGCTGCTGTATGGGCCGCCAGGTTTAGGTAAAACGACGATGGCATCCATCATTGCGAATGAAATGGGTGTGTCGTTTCGAACGACAAGCGGACCAGCCATTGAGAAGGCAGGAGACCTTGCCGCGATACTCAGCTCACTGGAAGCTGGTGATGTGCTGTTTATTGATGAGATTCACCGGCTGCCGCGTGCGGTTGAGGAAATTCTTTATCCGGCTATGGAAGACTTCTGCCTGGATATTGTCATTGGCACAGGGCCGAGTGCCCGCAGTGTCCGTCTTGATCTTCCGCCATTTACATTGGTTGGGGCAACAACACGTGCAGGCCTTTTATCAGCACCGTTACGAGATCGTTTCGGCGTGTTGAGCAGGCTGGAATTTTATCAAACAGAAGATTTAGCTAGTATTGTGGAGCGGACGGCGGTCATTTTTGATGTGGAAATTGAACCTTCTGCTGCGCTTGAAGTAGCATTACGATCAAGAGGAACACCTCGTATTGCAAATCGACTGCTGAAACGGGTGCGCGATATCTCCCAAGTAAAGGGTGAAGATTATATTACGAAGGAAACAACGCATATAGCTTTAAATAAGCTGCAAGTGGACGCCAAAGGACTTGATCATATTGATCACAAACTGCTGACAACGATTATTGATCATTTCCGCGGCGGGCCGGTCGGACTGGATACAATCAGCGCCACTATCGGAGAAGAATCACAGACGATTGAAGACGTTTATGAGCCGTATTTGCTGCAGATTGGCTTCATACAGCGTACACCGCGCGGGCGAATTGTCACGCCGCTTGCTTATGCCCACTTCGACCGCGAGGTGCCAAAGGCTTGA
- a CDS encoding BofC C-terminal domain-containing protein, translating into MRRLLAICGLFLIIFPSLTAEAADPVEVEVVLKRHYIDGNETVVTHLEKIYAMEDFWSTYHDWQLVTQKEGQVVLKQDVMDISPSLKKDGYFGIYKGKLTIFEGRPIDQQAIQSFYQINKGKLESHQAKQLEEGIRIQSKEVYEEVLEAFRSKNELKALPS; encoded by the coding sequence ATGAGACGTTTACTTGCCATTTGCGGTCTTTTCTTAATTATTTTTCCGAGTTTGACAGCTGAGGCTGCGGATCCGGTTGAAGTAGAGGTCGTTTTAAAGCGGCATTATATTGACGGCAACGAGACCGTCGTCACCCATCTGGAGAAGATTTATGCCATGGAGGATTTCTGGTCGACCTACCATGATTGGCAGTTAGTTACTCAGAAAGAGGGACAAGTTGTCTTAAAACAGGATGTGATGGATATTTCTCCTTCGCTTAAAAAAGATGGCTATTTTGGAATATACAAAGGTAAGTTAACCATTTTTGAGGGACGTCCAATAGATCAGCAAGCTATCCAATCATTTTATCAAATCAATAAAGGAAAACTGGAAAGCCATCAGGCAAAACAACTGGAAGAAGGAATAAGAATTCAATCGAAAGAAGTTTATGAAGAAGTTCTAGAAGCCTTTCGATCCAAAAATGAGTTAAAAGCATTGCCAAGTTAG
- a CDS encoding ACT domain-containing protein gives MAEKEEQFYLVRSDVLPESMKKTLQAKELLERNKVASVFDAVQQVDLSRSVFYKYRDAVFPFRAMVKQRMITLFFHLEDRTGTLSELLAIVAGSGGNILTIHQTIPLQGRANVTISLNTAGMHTDIQSLLDDLRALAYVDKVEVLSSEA, from the coding sequence ATGGCTGAAAAGGAAGAACAATTTTATCTTGTGCGAAGTGATGTGCTGCCAGAGTCAATGAAAAAAACACTGCAGGCGAAAGAATTGTTGGAGCGCAATAAAGTGGCTTCGGTTTTTGATGCCGTACAGCAGGTGGACCTTTCCCGAAGTGTCTTCTACAAATATCGGGATGCGGTATTTCCATTCCGCGCAATGGTTAAGCAGCGAATGATCACATTGTTCTTTCATCTGGAGGATCGTACTGGTACGCTGTCTGAGCTATTGGCAATTGTTGCTGGATCAGGCGGTAATATCCTGACAATACATCAAACGATACCTTTGCAAGGAAGAGCCAATGTGACGATCTCTTTAAATACAGCAGGCATGCATACGGACATCCAGTCTTTACTGGATGACCTTCGTGCCTTAGCGTATGTGGATAAAGTAGAGGTATTGAGTTCGGAAGCTTAG
- the yajC gene encoding preprotein translocase subunit YajC: MNVQSIILIVLMFVIFYFLLIRPQQKRQKQVREMQASLKKGDSIVTIGGLHGKVHAIDEASVVLTTEDGSKLTFDRNSIRDVKPAEV, translated from the coding sequence ATGAATGTACAAAGTATAATACTTATCGTATTAATGTTTGTTATTTTCTACTTCCTGTTGATTCGTCCGCAGCAGAAGCGTCAAAAACAGGTTAGAGAAATGCAGGCTAGCTTGAAAAAGGGAGACAGCATCGTTACTATTGGTGGTTTACATGGTAAGGTGCATGCGATAGACGAGGCTTCTGTAGTATTGACTACGGAAGATGGCAGCAAGCTTACGTTCGATCGTAACTCGATTCGTGACGTAAAGCCAGCAGAAGTATAA
- the spoVB gene encoding stage V sporulation protein B — protein sequence MDVTKQTFLQGALILIAASLITRFLGFVNRIVVARVMGEEGVGLYMMAMPTLFLAIAITQFGLPIAISKRVAEADVRGDTVQIKKIVVVSLSITLSISIVFVGFLYFIAPFLADKLLKDARVIYPLFAIGPIIPILAVAAVLRGYFQGKQNMKPQSFSQVIEQIVRISCTVFLVKLLLPYGVEFAALGAMISVIIGEFISLLYMLYQFKRKKTVKIRSQFLTALKGGKETLERLFSIALPATGSRLIASGTHFLEPILTAQSLALAGVGTALATRQYGELTGYALPLLFLPTFITHSLATALLPSISEANEQNRHQFVHYRIHQAIRLSFASGAIATVTLTIFAGPILHYMYGSESAERFILLMAPFYIMMYIQMPLSTALQALDAAKSAMWNTVIGAGAKIVILVSLGSNAKFGIIGIAISLIVTVVLITLLHLISLARVAGFKLSWKELGRMFSLLGLTFATAYMLKGIFAGSLYQLPSFLLLLLCLLILYCLFLLCFGFITKAEYEQFLSRKKR from the coding sequence TGCTGCCAGCTTGATCACCCGCTTCCTAGGATTCGTGAATCGAATTGTCGTCGCACGTGTCATGGGAGAAGAGGGGGTCGGACTATACATGATGGCGATGCCAACGCTGTTCTTGGCCATTGCCATCACCCAATTTGGTCTACCTATTGCCATTTCCAAACGGGTAGCCGAAGCGGATGTACGCGGAGATACAGTACAGATTAAAAAAATTGTGGTCGTTTCCTTATCCATCACCTTGAGTATTAGTATTGTATTTGTTGGTTTTCTTTATTTTATTGCACCATTCCTAGCGGACAAGCTGCTAAAAGATGCCCGTGTCATTTATCCGCTGTTCGCCATTGGACCAATCATTCCAATTTTAGCGGTTGCAGCCGTACTGCGAGGGTATTTCCAAGGAAAGCAAAACATGAAGCCGCAAAGCTTCTCCCAAGTTATTGAACAAATTGTCCGCATCAGCTGTACTGTTTTTCTTGTAAAACTATTGCTGCCTTATGGAGTGGAATTCGCTGCTTTAGGAGCTATGATTTCTGTCATTATCGGGGAGTTCATTTCACTGCTGTATATGCTGTATCAATTCAAACGAAAAAAGACCGTAAAAATACGATCTCAATTTCTCACAGCATTAAAAGGCGGTAAAGAAACGCTGGAGCGATTATTCTCAATTGCACTACCGGCAACAGGCAGCAGGCTAATCGCGAGCGGTACACATTTCTTAGAACCAATTCTAACGGCCCAAAGCTTAGCACTTGCAGGTGTTGGTACAGCCTTGGCGACACGACAATACGGTGAGCTGACAGGCTATGCCCTGCCGCTGCTGTTCCTGCCAACATTCATTACCCATTCGTTAGCGACTGCTTTATTACCATCTATCAGCGAAGCAAATGAACAGAATCGCCATCAGTTTGTCCATTATCGAATTCATCAAGCAATTCGGCTGAGTTTCGCTTCCGGCGCGATTGCGACTGTAACACTGACTATATTTGCCGGACCAATCTTGCATTATATGTATGGTAGCGAGAGCGCAGAGCGTTTTATCCTGCTGATGGCACCATTTTACATTATGATGTACATTCAGATGCCGCTCAGTACCGCTCTTCAAGCGCTGGATGCTGCCAAGTCAGCGATGTGGAATACGGTTATCGGCGCTGGCGCAAAAATCGTTATACTCGTCTCTTTAGGCTCCAATGCCAAGTTTGGTATTATCGGCATTGCTATCAGTCTTATTGTCACAGTTGTACTAATCACGTTATTACATTTGATTTCTCTCGCTCGTGTGGCAGGCTTTAAACTGTCATGGAAAGAGCTAGGCCGTATGTTCAGTCTGCTGGGACTTACATTTGCTACCGCCTATATGCTAAAAGGAATATTTGCTGGCTCTTTATATCAGCTTCCTTCTTTCCTCCTGCTGCTGCTTTGCTTACTCATCCTTTATTGTCTGTTTCTGCTCTGTTTTGGATTTATTACGAAAGCGGAATACGAACAATTCCTTTCGAGAAAGAAACGATAA
- the tgt gene encoding tRNA guanosine(34) transglycosylase Tgt: MAIRYEFIKQDKQTGARLGIVHTPHGSFETPTFMPVGTLATVKTMSPEDLTELNAKIILSNTYHLWLRPGHEIIREAGGLHKFMNWDGAILTDSGGFQVFSLSDLRDIQEEGVHFRNHISGEKLFLSPEKAMDIQNALGSDIMMAFDECPPYPASYDYMKASVERTSRWAERCLTAHARPDVQGLFGIVQGGEYEDLRKQSAQDLVSLDFPGYAVGGLSVGEPKDVMNRVLEYTTPWLPQDKPRYLMGVGSPDSLIDGAIRGIDMFDCVLPTRIARNGTCMTSNGRLVVRNAQYARDFGPIDENCDCKVCKNYSRAYIRHLIKCNETFGFRLTTYHNLHFLIELMRKVREAIKEDRLGDFRDEFFESYGFNKPNAKNF, encoded by the coding sequence ATGGCAATTCGTTATGAATTCATCAAACAAGATAAACAAACAGGCGCGAGGCTCGGTATTGTACATACGCCGCACGGCAGCTTTGAGACGCCTACATTTATGCCAGTAGGCACATTAGCAACAGTAAAAACGATGAGCCCGGAGGATTTAACCGAGCTTAACGCGAAGATTATTTTATCAAACACTTATCATCTATGGCTGCGTCCAGGTCATGAGATTATCCGCGAAGCTGGCGGATTACATAAGTTCATGAACTGGGATGGTGCGATTCTGACAGATTCGGGCGGTTTCCAAGTGTTCAGCTTGAGCGATTTGCGTGATATCCAAGAGGAAGGCGTTCACTTCCGCAATCACATCAGCGGAGAAAAGCTGTTTCTTTCTCCAGAGAAAGCAATGGATATTCAGAATGCACTTGGCAGTGACATTATGATGGCGTTTGATGAATGTCCGCCATACCCTGCGTCATATGATTATATGAAGGCTTCTGTGGAGCGGACAAGCCGCTGGGCAGAACGATGCCTGACTGCACATGCACGACCTGACGTACAAGGTTTATTTGGAATTGTACAAGGAGGCGAGTATGAAGATTTACGTAAGCAGAGTGCGCAGGATCTTGTTAGTCTTGATTTCCCGGGCTATGCTGTCGGAGGACTTTCAGTAGGAGAACCAAAAGACGTCATGAACCGAGTATTGGAGTATACAACGCCTTGGCTGCCGCAAGATAAACCGCGGTACTTAATGGGTGTCGGTTCGCCGGACTCGTTGATTGACGGAGCTATTCGCGGAATTGATATGTTTGATTGTGTGCTTCCGACTCGGATTGCCCGCAATGGAACATGCATGACGTCAAACGGCCGTTTGGTTGTCCGCAATGCGCAGTATGCACGAGATTTTGGACCAATTGATGAAAATTGTGATTGTAAGGTATGTAAAAACTATTCTCGTGCTTACATTCGCCATCTTATCAAATGTAACGAAACTTTCGGATTCCGTCTTACTACTTACCATAACTTGCATTTTCTGATAGAATTGATGAGGAAGGTCAGAGAGGCGATTAAAGAGGATCGACTTGGCGATTTTCGAGATGAATTCTTCGAGAGTTATGGTTTCAACAAGCCGAATGCGAAGAATTTCTAG
- a CDS encoding LysM peptidoglycan-binding domain-containing protein, protein MKIHIVQKDDTMWSIARKYGVSFDALREINGHIREPELAIPGMKLKIPSTAKAVSKEPVHRSETSAENSNTGQQVPAPTFHNSPAIQEDDVSAAPYPFVPHMPQITAPDQGTNVYPTPQQQNYVDVPPQQPVNMTQDQHMQGYPFYQQENGPWPMQGQQHMQQDWNVLQPGQQGLYGNWNTPEQGQPGQQPLHGDWNMQGMQPGQQPLQGDWNMQGQPGQQPLHGDWNMQGMQPGQQPLQGDWNMQGQPGQQPLQGDWNMQGMQPGQQPLQGDWNMQGHPGQQPLQGDWNMQGNPGQQPMYGDWNMQGNPGQQPIQGDWNMQGVQPGQQPMQGNWNMQGQQPVPPQHMALPYPNAPIRSCCGPAIPFPAGPQFAQPDYQNPYGVEPARNDFYEPSPAQDLPGDEQEDK, encoded by the coding sequence TTGAAGATTCATATCGTACAAAAAGATGACACCATGTGGAGTATCGCTAGAAAATATGGGGTCAGCTTCGATGCTTTGCGGGAAATTAACGGTCATATCCGTGAACCAGAGCTCGCCATACCGGGCATGAAGCTTAAAATACCTTCCACAGCCAAAGCGGTTTCAAAAGAACCTGTACATCGTTCGGAGACATCTGCAGAGAACAGTAATACGGGGCAGCAAGTACCAGCTCCGACATTCCACAATTCACCAGCAATACAGGAAGACGACGTGTCCGCTGCCCCGTATCCATTTGTACCGCATATGCCGCAAATTACTGCGCCAGATCAAGGAACAAATGTATATCCAACACCGCAGCAGCAGAATTATGTTGACGTACCGCCACAGCAGCCTGTGAATATGACACAAGACCAGCATATGCAAGGCTATCCATTTTATCAGCAAGAGAATGGTCCATGGCCGATGCAAGGCCAGCAGCACATGCAACAAGATTGGAACGTCTTGCAGCCGGGTCAGCAAGGTTTGTATGGTAACTGGAACACACCAGAGCAAGGCCAGCCAGGTCAGCAGCCGCTGCACGGAGATTGGAACATGCAAGGAATGCAGCCGGGACAGCAGCCGCTGCAAGGAGACTGGAACATGCAAGGCCAGCCAGGTCAGCAGCCGCTGCACGGAGATTGGAACATGCAAGGAATGCAGCCGGGACAGCAGCCGCTGCAAGGAGACTGGAATATGCAAGGCCAGCCAGGTCAGCAGCCGCTGCAAGGAGACTGGAATATGCAAGGAATGCAGCCGGGACAGCAGCCGCTGCAAGGAGACTGGAATATGCAAGGTCATCCAGGTCAGCAGCCGCTGCAAGGGGATTGGAACATGCAAGGTAATCCGGGACAGCAGCCGATGTATGGAGACTGGAACATGCAAGGTAATCCGGGACAACAGCCGATACAAGGAGACTGGAATATGCAAGGAGTGCAGCCGGGCCAGCAGCCAATGCAAGGAAATTGGAACATGCAAGGCCAACAGCCAGTTCCGCCTCAGCATATGGCGCTGCCGTACCCGAATGCGCCTATTCGTTCCTGTTGCGGACCGGCAATTCCTTTTCCTGCAGGACCTCAATTTGCGCAGCCAGATTATCAAAACCCCTATGGCGTGGAGCCAGCGCGCAATGATTTCTATGAACCATCTCCGGCGCAAGATTTACCGGGCGATGAGCAAGAAGATAAATAA
- a CDS encoding DUF2905 domain-containing protein: MTGIGKIFILIGVVCILIGLVMSFIGKLPGDIVFKKGNTTVYFPIVTSIVISIVLSLILFLFNKFR; this comes from the coding sequence TTGACCGGCATTGGAAAAATCTTTATTCTTATAGGCGTTGTGTGTATTTTAATCGGCCTGGTTATGTCGTTTATCGGCAAACTGCCGGGAGATATCGTTTTTAAGAAAGGGAACACGACAGTTTACTTTCCGATTGTCACGTCGATTGTAATTAGTATTGTACTGTCGCTCATTTTGTTCCTATTCAACAAATTTCGCTGA
- a CDS encoding TIGR04086 family membrane protein: MKKNVQAILYGWITVFSLLLFISFTLALLLRFTKMGEGMLDWTTLGAGILSLFIGGFIAGVKGEDKGWMLGGMTAMGFTVFVLLYQYLGYQVGFSGAQLLTHGGFLLASLIGGMIGVNIKTSAT; the protein is encoded by the coding sequence GTGAAAAAAAATGTACAAGCAATCTTGTATGGTTGGATTACTGTTTTTTCGCTGCTATTGTTTATTAGCTTTACATTGGCGTTACTGCTTCGTTTTACAAAGATGGGGGAAGGAATGCTCGACTGGACAACCTTGGGAGCAGGTATTCTCAGCCTCTTTATTGGCGGATTTATTGCCGGAGTAAAAGGAGAAGACAAAGGATGGATGCTGGGCGGTATGACAGCAATGGGCTTTACAGTTTTCGTTCTTCTCTATCAATACCTTGGTTATCAGGTTGGCTTCTCCGGAGCACAGCTGCTGACACATGGCGGCTTCCTGCTAGCTTCTCTGATCGGCGGTATGATTGGCGTTAATATTAAAACGAGCGCAACGTAA
- a CDS encoding DUF421 domain-containing protein — translation MLDTLEWAIIGRTILSYIVIVIIFRLMGKREIGELSIIDLVVFLMLAEIAVFSIEDPSSHLLHFIVPMVVLLIIQRGTAFLSLKFPKMRDFMEGKPSIIISRGKIDEHEMRKQRYSFSDLQQQLREKGAKSIQDVDFAILETSGELSVFEKKDTADGSSGYVMPLIVDGEIQQEALKKIDKSPSWLRGEMKRHGHPTIDTISYCTLDKDHKWYIDRKDEK, via the coding sequence TTGTTGGATACGTTGGAATGGGCAATAATAGGCAGGACAATTCTTTCCTATATTGTTATCGTAATAATTTTCCGCTTAATGGGAAAACGTGAAATTGGTGAACTGAGCATAATTGATTTAGTTGTATTCTTAATGCTAGCCGAAATAGCTGTCTTTTCTATAGAAGACCCAAGCAGCCATTTGCTTCATTTTATTGTCCCAATGGTCGTTCTTTTAATCATTCAACGGGGTACTGCATTTCTTTCCTTAAAGTTTCCTAAAATGCGTGACTTTATGGAAGGAAAACCATCGATTATTATAAGCAGGGGCAAGATAGATGAACATGAAATGCGTAAACAGCGATACAGTTTCTCTGACTTGCAGCAGCAGCTTCGTGAGAAAGGTGCAAAAAGTATACAAGATGTTGACTTTGCCATCTTGGAAACGTCCGGTGAATTATCTGTATTTGAAAAAAAAGATACTGCTGATGGAAGCAGTGGTTATGTCATGCCGCTAATTGTCGATGGAGAAATTCAGCAGGAAGCCCTAAAGAAGATAGATAAATCTCCTTCCTGGCTCCGTGGTGAGATGAAACGGCATGGTCATCCAACGATTGATACGATCTCTTACTGTACGCTGGATAAAGATCATAAGTGGTATATTGATCGAAAAGATGAGAAATGA
- the pheA gene encoding prephenate dehydratase, translated as MKISYLGPKGTFTKMAVDVLFPGQEAYSYATIPQCMDAVVNGEMDYCVVPVENTIEGTVPITMDYLIHQAKLPIVGEVVIPIRQHLLAKGTLELSEIKDVYSHSHAIAQCHHYLHTELPHAVTHAASSTGTAAKMVADMEDGYAAAIGNELAAKEFGLTILQKDIHDYANNHTRFFVLASDAASNPAQHDTDAKRKTSLYVTLPSDYAGALHQVLAAFAWRKINMSKIESRPMKTGLGNYFFIMDVSCEAEDILFQGVQQELEALGCSLTVLGSYPIHQYEKKAGACS; from the coding sequence ATGAAGATTAGTTATCTAGGACCAAAAGGAACATTTACAAAAATGGCGGTGGATGTGCTATTTCCTGGTCAGGAAGCGTATAGCTATGCGACAATTCCGCAGTGTATGGATGCTGTTGTGAATGGGGAAATGGATTATTGTGTCGTTCCAGTCGAAAATACGATTGAAGGCACGGTGCCAATAACAATGGATTATTTAATTCATCAAGCGAAGCTGCCTATTGTGGGGGAAGTTGTCATTCCAATTAGACAGCATTTGTTAGCGAAAGGCACACTGGAGCTTTCAGAAATAAAAGATGTCTATTCTCATAGTCATGCAATTGCACAATGTCACCATTACTTACATACCGAGCTTCCGCATGCTGTCACACATGCCGCTTCTTCTACTGGAACGGCAGCAAAGATGGTAGCGGATATGGAGGATGGATATGCTGCAGCAATTGGGAATGAACTTGCAGCGAAAGAGTTTGGATTAACAATATTACAAAAAGATATTCATGATTATGCGAATAATCATACGCGTTTTTTTGTTCTGGCTAGCGATGCAGCAAGCAATCCTGCGCAACATGATACTGACGCAAAAAGAAAAACATCTTTATATGTAACCCTTCCATCAGATTATGCCGGCGCGCTGCATCAAGTATTAGCAGCTTTTGCTTGGCGTAAAATTAACATGTCGAAGATAGAATCCAGGCCGATGAAGACTGGTCTCGGAAACTATTTCTTTATTATGGATGTTTCCTGTGAAGCGGAAGATATCCTTTTTCAAGGGGTCCAGCAGGAGCTTGAAGCGCTGGGCTGCAGTCTTACTGTACTTGGCAGTTATCCAATTCATCAATATGAGAAAAAAGCCGGCGCGTGTTCATAA
- the ruvA gene encoding Holliday junction branch migration protein RuvA encodes MIAYIKGNITGITEEAVLVEAHGVGYEIICPNPFQFQMEEGKEALVHTYHYVREDAQTLFGFKNTEDKFLFQKLLGVSGIGPKNALQILAGVNVEEFVAAIEREDDKFLTSFPGVGKKTARQMVLDLKGKLVYMVSLTAIEASAGTESNTSQKRAALEDAEDAMRALGYQDREIKAVLPQLKKEDSDSADYLIKKGLALLSQKK; translated from the coding sequence ATGATAGCGTATATAAAAGGTAATATCACAGGAATTACAGAGGAAGCAGTACTCGTGGAAGCCCACGGTGTCGGTTATGAAATTATCTGTCCGAACCCTTTCCAATTTCAAATGGAAGAAGGCAAGGAGGCGCTTGTTCATACATACCACTATGTACGCGAAGATGCGCAAACGTTGTTCGGATTTAAAAATACAGAAGATAAGTTTTTATTTCAAAAATTGCTTGGTGTATCAGGAATAGGGCCGAAAAACGCGTTGCAAATTCTTGCTGGCGTAAACGTGGAGGAATTTGTGGCAGCCATTGAGCGGGAAGACGATAAGTTCCTGACCAGTTTCCCTGGTGTAGGAAAGAAGACGGCCCGTCAAATGGTGCTCGATTTGAAAGGTAAGCTCGTCTATATGGTCTCACTCACTGCGATTGAAGCATCGGCAGGAACGGAGAGCAATACATCCCAGAAACGTGCTGCACTAGAAGATGCCGAAGACGCCATGCGCGCACTTGGTTATCAGGATCGCGAAATTAAAGCGGTCTTGCCGCAGCTTAAGAAAGAAGACAGCGATAGTGCCGATTATTTAATAAAGAAAGGTTTGGCTTTGTTAAGTCAAAAGAAATAA
- the queA gene encoding tRNA preQ1(34) S-adenosylmethionine ribosyltransferase-isomerase QueA produces the protein MDIQDYDFHLPEELIAQTPLQDRTSSRLLVLNKGEQSMEHRHFADIGDYLHPGDCLVLNDTRVLPARLYGIKSGTGAKCEILLLKQVEGDSWEVLVKPAKKVKVGTELSFGDGKLTAVCKELLEHGGRIVEFHYEGIFYEVLDQLGEMPLPPYIKEQLPDQERYQTVYAKEQGSAAAPTAGLHFTKELLASLQEKGVEIAFITLHVGLGTFRPVSVESIEEHEMHAEFYQMSQETADQLTRVRENGGRIISVGTTSTRTLETIARDNDGKFAAASGWTDIFIYPGFTYRAIDGLITNFHLPKSTLIMLVSAFAGRDFVLDAYRTAVEERYRFFSFGDAMLLV, from the coding sequence ATGGATATACAGGATTATGATTTTCATTTACCAGAAGAACTAATTGCCCAAACACCGCTTCAGGACCGCACGTCGTCAAGGCTGCTCGTGCTGAATAAGGGAGAGCAATCAATGGAGCACCGTCATTTCGCAGACATCGGTGACTATCTGCATCCTGGTGACTGTCTTGTCCTAAATGATACACGTGTGCTGCCGGCAAGGCTGTACGGTATCAAGTCGGGCACAGGAGCTAAGTGCGAGATACTGCTGCTGAAACAAGTGGAAGGCGACAGCTGGGAAGTGCTTGTCAAACCAGCTAAAAAAGTAAAAGTAGGCACAGAGCTTTCCTTTGGAGATGGCAAGCTGACTGCTGTGTGTAAGGAATTGTTGGAGCATGGCGGACGAATTGTAGAGTTTCACTATGAAGGTATTTTTTATGAAGTACTAGATCAGTTAGGTGAAATGCCGCTTCCGCCTTATATTAAAGAACAGCTTCCTGACCAAGAACGTTACCAAACGGTGTATGCAAAAGAGCAAGGTTCAGCTGCGGCACCGACAGCAGGCCTTCATTTCACAAAAGAATTGCTTGCCAGTCTGCAGGAGAAAGGCGTAGAGATTGCTTTTATAACGCTTCACGTTGGGTTGGGTACTTTCCGTCCCGTGAGTGTAGAGTCGATAGAGGAGCATGAAATGCATGCGGAATTTTACCAGATGTCGCAGGAAACAGCAGATCAGCTGACACGAGTCCGTGAAAACGGTGGTCGAATTATCTCTGTAGGTACAACATCTACACGCACGCTGGAAACAATTGCAAGAGATAATGATGGTAAATTTGCAGCGGCGAGCGGCTGGACAGACATATTTATCTATCCAGGTTTTACGTATCGTGCTATTGATGGTTTAATCACGAATTTTCATTTACCAAAATCAACGTTGATTATGCTTGTCAGTGCGTTCGCTGGCCGAGATTTTGTACTCGATGCTTACCGTACAGCTGTTGAAGAACGTTATCGTTTCTTCAGCTTTGGCGATGCAATGCTGCTCGTATAG